A single genomic interval of uncultured Sphaerochaeta sp. harbors:
- the holA gene encoding DNA polymerase III subunit delta — MSERAYLLLGPETGAKEQVLKDIRDKLKEAHGGEIELSRFYPFETENGEILTALNNNSLFSEHRMVILSQAEQLGSAMVDSIANYLAHPVETATLIIISSELYLSQKIMKAIPKRNTQTFYDLLENQKTDWIRNFFRKLGISITADGIDLLIDLTEDNTQELRLICNQLAIFWQIDKRGRPIEEEDVETYIYHSRQEDAFTLFPLIARGDLKQSMQSLHSILGSGDSQSSILLVNGLLWQFRRLYSLQEFIFQGGNESEAYLQAHVQGKNSPIKKPKDKTTYRNALQRFDLESIRRIIIALGEADLEVKESGSELTDLVLERLLYRIIKSQGKPLNKASFASLI, encoded by the coding sequence ATGAGTGAACGAGCATATCTTCTACTCGGCCCCGAAACAGGGGCTAAGGAACAGGTTCTCAAAGATATCCGAGACAAACTTAAAGAAGCCCATGGTGGAGAGATAGAGCTTAGCAGGTTCTACCCCTTCGAAACCGAAAATGGGGAGATTCTCACTGCTCTGAACAACAACAGTCTGTTCAGCGAGCATCGTATGGTTATCTTGAGCCAGGCTGAGCAACTTGGATCGGCCATGGTGGACTCGATTGCAAACTATCTTGCCCATCCGGTGGAAACAGCAACGCTGATCATCATTTCCAGTGAGCTTTATCTCTCACAGAAGATCATGAAGGCAATTCCCAAGAGGAACACACAAACGTTCTATGATCTGCTGGAAAACCAGAAGACTGATTGGATCAGAAATTTCTTCAGGAAGTTGGGAATTTCCATCACGGCCGATGGAATAGATCTCCTCATTGACCTCACTGAAGACAATACCCAGGAATTGCGTCTTATCTGCAACCAGCTGGCCATATTTTGGCAGATTGATAAAAGAGGTCGCCCCATCGAGGAAGAGGATGTCGAGACCTATATCTATCATAGCAGACAGGAAGATGCATTCACCCTCTTCCCCTTGATCGCCAGGGGAGACCTGAAACAGAGCATGCAATCACTGCACAGTATTCTTGGCAGTGGGGACAGCCAAAGTTCCATTCTCTTGGTGAATGGCTTGCTCTGGCAGTTCAGGAGACTCTACTCTCTCCAGGAGTTCATCTTCCAGGGCGGTAATGAGAGTGAAGCGTATTTGCAAGCACATGTACAGGGAAAGAATAGTCCGATCAAGAAACCCAAGGATAAGACCACGTACAGGAATGCCTTGCAGCGATTCGACCTCGAATCCATCAGAAGGATAATCATTGCGCTGGGAGAAGCTGACCTTGAAGTCAAGGAATCCGGCAGCGAGCTCACAGATCTGGTGCTTGAGAGGTTGCTCTACCGGATCATTAAAAGTCAGGGAAAACCCCTCAATAAAGCCAGCTTTGCCTCTCTGATCTAG
- the lexA gene encoding transcriptional repressor LexA, with product MRELTDRQKAIATFISSYIKENNYAPSVRDIADHFQFSVKAAHDHLKALEAKQVIKTTGGVSRSIEVIGEEFFPREELIQVPVIGSIAAGAPLMSEENTDFILNIPATMLRTTRNTYFALKIRGESMIEDGIYDGDIAIIRKCDVAERGDIVAASVGDDEPGITLKGYYPGKGSVELRPANASMGPIITRSCKIHGKLHLLIRNYR from the coding sequence ATGCGCGAACTTACCGATCGACAAAAGGCCATTGCAACCTTCATCAGTTCGTACATCAAGGAGAACAACTACGCTCCTTCCGTACGGGATATTGCTGACCACTTCCAGTTCTCAGTAAAGGCAGCCCATGACCATCTGAAAGCACTTGAGGCCAAGCAGGTGATAAAAACCACCGGAGGGGTCTCACGTTCCATTGAAGTAATCGGTGAAGAGTTCTTCCCCCGTGAAGAACTGATCCAGGTACCGGTCATTGGCTCCATTGCAGCAGGAGCACCCTTGATGAGCGAGGAGAACACTGATTTTATCCTCAACATCCCTGCAACCATGTTGAGAACGACACGAAACACCTACTTTGCCCTGAAAATCAGGGGAGAGAGCATGATTGAGGATGGCATATACGATGGGGATATTGCCATCATCCGTAAGTGTGATGTAGCTGAACGGGGAGACATAGTAGCTGCATCCGTAGGGGATGATGAACCGGGAATTACACTCAAGGGATACTATCCTGGCAAGGGAAGTGTAGAACTTCGTCCAGCCAATGCATCCATGGGCCCAATCATCACACGTTCTTGCAAGATCCACGGCAAGTTGCACCTTCTGATCCGGAACTATCGATGA
- a CDS encoding HPr family phosphocarrier protein: MVTRELKVYNRAGIHARPAASIVKLANQYKSELYLEKDTMKINGKSIMGIITLGATHQSSIMMTCDGPDEQQMADAIEHLFENRFEE; the protein is encoded by the coding sequence ATGGTAACCAGAGAATTGAAGGTCTATAACCGAGCCGGCATTCATGCAAGGCCAGCTGCATCAATCGTCAAGCTGGCCAATCAATACAAGAGTGAGCTGTATCTGGAAAAGGATACAATGAAGATAAACGGTAAATCCATCATGGGGATCATCACATTGGGAGCAACCCACCAGAGCTCCATCATGATGACGTGTGATGGACCGGATGAACAACAAATGGCAGATGCTATTGAGCATCTGTTTGAAAACAGGTTTGAGGAGTAG
- the hprK gene encoding HPr(Ser) kinase/phosphatase: protein MPDFTVLDLLDLDLKEHNHLRLSCIAGRSGLSKRITTSKISRPGLPLSGFFVEFSNNSIQVFGKGERAYLDKLEGEQNTDSINKLFSYDIPCCVFCDNSDPSPRLIELAEETGTAILKTDLLSSDFSRRLYQTLDEVFAPTQTIHGVLVEVYGIGVLITGESGVGKSETALELIERGHRLISDDTVKLRNISDNYLIGMGENPLLAHHMELRGLGIINLANLYGVGAIRDRKQVQLAVHLEPWDAQKNYDRVGEATLEDIYLGIAIPKVIIPVKPGRNIPVIIETAARNERLKKLGYYSAKEFDQSVLKWLESESARKMYYINEETL, encoded by the coding sequence ATGCCTGATTTTACTGTCTTGGATTTGTTGGACCTGGACCTAAAGGAACACAATCACTTACGTCTTAGCTGTATAGCTGGACGCTCTGGGCTCTCCAAGCGAATTACCACCAGCAAAATCAGTCGGCCTGGACTCCCTCTCAGCGGGTTTTTCGTAGAGTTCAGCAATAATTCAATTCAGGTCTTCGGAAAGGGAGAGCGAGCCTATCTGGACAAGTTGGAGGGTGAGCAAAATACTGATAGCATCAACAAACTCTTCAGCTATGACATTCCCTGTTGCGTATTTTGTGACAATAGTGACCCAAGCCCTCGGCTCATTGAACTAGCGGAGGAGACTGGTACTGCAATTCTCAAGACAGATCTCCTTTCCAGTGACTTTTCCAGGCGTCTGTACCAGACTCTTGATGAGGTATTTGCCCCCACCCAAACCATTCACGGTGTTCTTGTTGAGGTGTATGGTATCGGGGTACTGATCACTGGAGAAAGCGGTGTAGGAAAGAGTGAAACAGCTCTTGAGTTGATCGAGCGAGGACACAGATTGATCAGTGACGATACGGTCAAGCTGAGAAATATCAGTGACAATTACCTTATCGGAATGGGAGAGAATCCCCTCCTCGCCCACCACATGGAGCTGAGAGGATTGGGTATCATCAATCTTGCCAACCTCTATGGGGTTGGAGCAATCAGGGACAGGAAGCAGGTTCAGCTTGCTGTCCATCTCGAACCATGGGATGCACAAAAGAACTATGACCGGGTTGGAGAAGCAACACTGGAGGATATCTATCTGGGAATTGCCATTCCCAAGGTCATCATTCCAGTAAAGCCTGGCCGAAACATACCGGTCATCATCGAGACTGCTGCCAGAAACGAGCGTCTGAAAAAACTCGGGTACTATTCAGCCAAGGAGTTCGACCAGAGTGTTCTCAAGTGGCTGGAGAGTGAGTCAGCACGAAAAATGTACTATATCAATGAGGAGACGCTGTGA
- a CDS encoding HPF/RaiA family ribosome-associated protein has translation MTIVKGGLMNLTVRGIRYNPSDATREFLDKKLQKLQFAEGYIHDLDIAITREPVGQGYHLDAKLHFSWGTVKMVTYDCYELYEGIELITDKIEAVARKEKGKITDHK, from the coding sequence ATGACCATAGTCAAAGGAGGGCTTATGAATTTGACAGTCAGAGGCATCCGTTATAACCCAAGTGACGCAACGCGTGAATTTTTGGACAAGAAACTCCAGAAACTACAGTTTGCAGAGGGATATATCCATGACCTGGATATTGCCATTACCCGTGAACCGGTAGGGCAGGGGTATCATTTGGATGCAAAACTTCACTTTTCTTGGGGTACCGTCAAGATGGTCACGTATGACTGCTACGAACTCTATGAAGGTATCGAGCTGATAACCGACAAGATTGAGGCAGTAGCAAGAAAGGAGAAAGGCAAGATTACAGATCATAAGTAA
- the rpoN gene encoding RNA polymerase factor sigma-54: MDFSAQLSLSQKQQLKLSPQMLQSFELMTLPLTELQQRVKNEIESNPALEIPSSWEVSYERFAQQKQQKESRGIDDSYSDSSSYGSDRSGYDSEASDRRQKFMENALSSEETLQEHLLSQLGCEPLNEEEYVVGELLITNLDANGFFTEEPEVLVPEHFQEHLPKLLTIIRQFDPTGVGAKDWRESLILQAEAKGMRGDELAQFSELVRDNLELMRANKQTQVAKNLGVGIDELEDLWNFLKTLTPFPGQGFSSGPEQYVIPDVSIKQEEGELVLRMNDSSLPDLRINAEFEQLAQEVGAADEAKKAQQYINQQIKSANELIFQIQVRNQTLYKVAQVLLREQRDFFLLGPQYLKPLTQKSVAQEIGVHETTVSRISTAKWIDTDWGIIPIKKLFSSSVGADGAEHSKQAVKEIIRQILEAHEGKKALSDQKISNLLKERGISVARRTVAKYRNELNIDPSFIRGND; encoded by the coding sequence ATGGATTTTTCAGCACAGCTTTCACTCTCCCAAAAACAACAACTCAAGCTAAGCCCACAGATGCTTCAGTCCTTTGAGTTGATGACACTCCCTCTTACTGAGCTGCAACAACGAGTCAAGAATGAAATTGAATCCAATCCTGCTCTCGAGATACCCTCTTCATGGGAGGTTTCCTATGAGCGGTTTGCCCAGCAAAAACAACAGAAAGAGTCCAGAGGGATTGACGACAGTTACTCTGACTCATCTTCCTACGGCAGCGACCGAAGCGGCTATGACAGTGAGGCAAGCGACCGGAGACAGAAATTCATGGAGAACGCACTCTCCTCAGAAGAAACGCTTCAGGAGCACTTACTCAGCCAATTGGGCTGTGAACCGCTGAATGAGGAAGAGTACGTCGTTGGGGAACTCCTGATAACCAACCTGGATGCAAATGGATTTTTCACAGAAGAACCTGAGGTATTGGTCCCTGAACATTTCCAGGAACACCTTCCCAAGCTCCTGACCATCATCCGACAGTTCGACCCAACAGGGGTGGGTGCAAAGGATTGGCGAGAGTCTCTCATTCTCCAGGCAGAGGCTAAGGGTATGAGGGGGGATGAGCTTGCACAATTTTCTGAATTGGTCAGGGATAATCTGGAACTGATGCGGGCAAACAAACAAACCCAAGTTGCAAAGAACCTTGGTGTGGGTATCGATGAACTGGAAGACCTCTGGAATTTCCTCAAAACATTGACCCCTTTCCCGGGACAAGGGTTCTCCAGCGGGCCTGAGCAGTATGTCATTCCTGATGTTTCCATCAAGCAGGAGGAAGGAGAGCTTGTACTCAGAATGAATGACTCATCGCTCCCCGATCTACGGATCAATGCAGAGTTTGAGCAACTTGCCCAAGAAGTCGGGGCAGCAGACGAAGCGAAAAAAGCACAACAGTATATCAACCAGCAGATAAAAAGTGCCAATGAACTGATTTTCCAGATACAGGTACGCAACCAGACGCTTTACAAGGTTGCCCAGGTACTGCTCCGGGAACAGAGGGACTTCTTTCTCCTCGGCCCTCAGTACCTGAAACCACTCACCCAGAAGTCGGTAGCCCAGGAGATTGGGGTACATGAGACAACAGTAAGCAGAATATCCACCGCTAAGTGGATCGATACTGACTGGGGCATAATTCCCATAAAGAAACTGTTCAGTAGCTCGGTCGGTGCAGACGGTGCGGAGCATTCCAAGCAGGCTGTCAAGGAGATCATCAGGCAGATATTGGAAGCACATGAGGGCAAGAAAGCGCTCAGCGACCAGAAAATCTCAAACCTGCTCAAGGAACGGGGAATATCTGTAGCTCGAAGAACTGTTGCAAAATACCGAAACGAGCTCAATATTGATCCATCATTTATTAGGGGAAATGACTGA
- the lptB gene encoding LPS export ABC transporter ATP-binding protein, whose amino-acid sequence MDKFTSLLEVRNLAKSYGKKEVVKDASFSMHSGQIIGLLGPNGAGKTTTFYMIVGFLKARKGTILLNGEDVTELPMYIRSKKGLAYLPQEPSIFRKLSVEDNIRLVAQTRRDLSHHEQEEKVEQLLHEFGIEEIRSQKGYTLSGGERRRTEIARSLASNPQFLLLDEPFAGIDPKAVFEIKQLIKALAAKGIGILLTDHNVRDTLSITSCSHIINAGTILVSGGKQELLSNQIARDIYFGQDFGEDT is encoded by the coding sequence ATGGATAAGTTTACCAGCCTTCTTGAGGTACGGAACCTGGCCAAATCCTATGGAAAGAAAGAAGTCGTAAAGGATGCCTCCTTTTCCATGCACTCAGGACAAATCATTGGCTTGCTGGGTCCCAATGGAGCAGGAAAAACCACTACATTCTACATGATTGTGGGGTTTCTCAAGGCTCGCAAGGGAACCATCCTGCTCAATGGGGAGGATGTAACTGAACTTCCCATGTACATCCGCAGCAAGAAGGGGCTCGCTTACCTGCCCCAGGAACCTTCAATTTTCCGTAAACTCAGTGTGGAGGACAATATCCGTTTGGTTGCCCAAACAAGAAGGGACCTAAGCCACCACGAACAGGAAGAGAAGGTTGAGCAGCTGCTGCATGAGTTCGGGATTGAAGAGATCCGCTCCCAGAAGGGCTATACCTTGAGTGGAGGGGAACGCAGACGTACAGAGATTGCACGTTCCTTGGCAAGCAATCCACAGTTCCTCCTGCTCGATGAGCCGTTTGCAGGCATAGACCCGAAGGCGGTCTTTGAGATCAAGCAGTTGATCAAGGCACTCGCAGCGAAGGGTATCGGTATCCTGCTTACCGACCACAATGTTCGGGACACTCTCTCCATCACTTCTTGCTCACATATCATCAATGCAGGGACCATCCTAGTTTCAGGAGGAAAGCAGGAGTTACTTTCCAACCAGATTGCCAGGGATATTTATTTTGGACAAGATTTCGGGGAGGACACCTAA
- the lptC gene encoding LPS export ABC transporter periplasmic protein LptC has product MRKRLLGMVLASFLLLSCSLSPEQEATARSFTLPDLTLRNATYVLDRGNEPPISVIADEIDLYDQTHKAIIRGLHFSQKDKEGNIIISGHADYAEVDTEYYDAELSGSISLEKYPEHLIIEAEALSWIGDDETLVSRGDTPVTLLYEDNKKVQGTGMTATLASFSVTFKTVLEGVISQ; this is encoded by the coding sequence ATGAGAAAAAGGCTTCTTGGCATGGTTCTTGCATCGTTTCTGCTTCTCTCCTGCTCCCTTTCCCCCGAGCAGGAGGCAACGGCACGCTCTTTTACCTTGCCAGATCTCACCTTGAGAAACGCCACCTATGTTTTGGACCGTGGTAATGAACCCCCAATTAGTGTTATTGCCGATGAGATCGACCTCTATGACCAGACACACAAAGCCATTATTCGGGGTTTACACTTCTCTCAGAAGGATAAGGAAGGCAATATAATCATCAGCGGTCATGCCGATTATGCAGAAGTAGACACAGAGTATTACGATGCAGAACTTTCCGGATCTATTTCCCTGGAAAAATATCCAGAGCATCTAATCATTGAAGCAGAAGCCTTGAGCTGGATCGGTGACGATGAGACACTGGTAAGCAGGGGTGATACTCCCGTCACCCTACTCTATGAGGATAATAAGAAGGTACAAGGAACGGGAATGACTGCCACATTGGCGAGCTTCAGCGTTACCTTCAAAACAGTACTGGAGGGAGTGATATCCCAATGA
- a CDS encoding SoxR reducing system RseC family protein: MYEVVTVTRNISPDKVEVVCTSSACSGCKGSAFCNTKGKKFEVWNENKLPVDEGQEVEIYLQPSRTIAGTLITLIAPLLLFPLGYFLAVAAGLGVGASFLIALGSIALGFVGVWLYFKKQANHYLPVVASVLSEEREE, translated from the coding sequence ATGTATGAGGTTGTTACTGTAACAAGAAATATCTCTCCTGATAAGGTCGAGGTTGTCTGCACCAGTTCAGCATGCAGCGGATGTAAAGGGTCGGCATTCTGTAATACGAAGGGAAAAAAGTTTGAAGTCTGGAATGAAAACAAGCTCCCCGTCGACGAAGGCCAGGAGGTTGAAATCTACCTCCAGCCATCAAGGACGATTGCTGGAACCTTGATCACGCTCATCGCCCCCTTACTGCTTTTTCCACTTGGATATTTCCTGGCCGTTGCAGCAGGGCTGGGGGTTGGGGCATCCTTCCTCATTGCCTTGGGTAGCATCGCCCTTGGATTCGTGGGAGTCTGGCTCTATTTCAAGAAACAAGCGAACCACTACCTTCCTGTCGTTGCTTCTGTACTCTCAGAAGAGAGGGAAGAATGA
- a CDS encoding TIGR00282 family metallophosphoesterase yields the protein MSIRVLFLGEIVGRPGIQCVKEALRQLRTEKSIDLVIANAEGATGGFGIGRAHSMQLLKLGIDVITGGEKIYYKKDMVEFIAKNPSILRPANYPQQNPGRGVRFLTVNEQKVCVINILGNADFPRTHLSNAFSLAQLLVDKAQEEGAIPLVQFHASPTAEKLSMGFMLDGKAAAVIGTHTKVLSADGRILGGGTAYITDNGRCGSQTSVGGFDAATEIEKQIVQIPVRSQECWDDLALVGVMVDISDEKKATSIEVIRVPVEHERI from the coding sequence ATGAGCATACGCGTACTCTTTTTAGGTGAGATAGTAGGAAGACCCGGGATTCAATGTGTAAAGGAAGCTTTGCGACAGCTGCGGACAGAGAAGTCCATCGATTTGGTGATCGCCAATGCAGAGGGGGCAACCGGAGGTTTCGGTATTGGCCGAGCCCACAGCATGCAGTTGCTGAAACTGGGCATTGATGTGATCACCGGTGGAGAGAAAATCTACTACAAGAAGGACATGGTGGAATTCATTGCAAAGAATCCCAGCATCCTCAGGCCCGCAAACTACCCACAGCAAAACCCTGGCAGGGGTGTCCGCTTTCTGACAGTGAATGAGCAGAAGGTATGCGTGATAAATATCCTTGGCAATGCAGACTTTCCCCGCACCCACCTCTCCAATGCCTTCAGCCTTGCCCAGCTCCTGGTGGACAAGGCACAGGAAGAGGGAGCTATTCCCTTGGTACAGTTCCATGCTTCCCCGACAGCAGAGAAACTCTCCATGGGCTTTATGCTGGATGGTAAGGCAGCTGCGGTCATTGGGACCCATACCAAGGTACTCAGCGCCGATGGACGAATTCTAGGGGGTGGCACAGCCTATATCACCGACAATGGGCGATGTGGAAGCCAAACAAGCGTGGGAGGCTTCGATGCTGCCACAGAAATTGAAAAACAAATAGTACAGATACCGGTTCGCAGCCAAGAGTGCTGGGATGACCTAGCCCTGGTCGGGGTAATGGTGGATATTTCAGACGAGAAGAAGGCAACCTCCATCGAGGTTATCCGCGTTCCGGTAGAACATGAAAGGATATAA
- a CDS encoding glycoside hydrolase family 3 N-terminal domain-containing protein, whose protein sequence is MCKRWFSKLGKRVVQVRMQQMLKSRDVQQDYEPMNLKLPPSKEPSKAKQLLALLSLEEKITLLSGQDEFCIPGIERVGLKPVWTSDATLGLRGWNAAVTDFPASISMAASWNTSLLAKVGECIGAECRALGIGVLLGPGVNIARVPVCGRNFEYFGEDPLLAGKMAEAYIKGVQTHPVITTVKHFACNNSEYDRHKSNSVVDERTLRELYLPAFKYALDAGSLGVMTSYNQVNGTYASEHAYLLEGILRGEWQFDGLVISDWNSLYSTDGVLSSGVDLEMPGGKYLKREKVLDAISRGVVTEEAIDRKVLHLFTAYERAGLFDCPLADPALKVGDDKHRETALQVAQEGMVLLKNEDAALPLGPPLKLCIGGDNAYRVAQGGGSSMIQWVTPPKTFASLMENRATILPRHWYRSALYRRRVASSDAVVLVVGFNHIEESEAYDRPWEMDRATLRSIEHAAKLNKRTIVVVQSGGAVHLTPFADKVSAILWTSYLGSSTAEALHDILFGNVSPSGKLPFSLASSLSDYRSMRSYPKDYATFSLARIHKGQGDPNIRQVSPSDYTENLMVGYRQFDSEGPAPLYCFGHGLSYAAFSYDDLMVGEQEEGNFTVSFSLTNISDVSGAEVVQLYILPLDAKVYRAKQELKSFKKVYLNAGETAMIEFSVSPEDLSRWDIDTWRFVSDDGPYEIRIGSSSRDIRLHQAVEYKERKP, encoded by the coding sequence GTGTGTAAGCGATGGTTTTCGAAACTGGGAAAACGTGTGGTCCAGGTACGTATGCAGCAGATGCTCAAAAGCCGGGATGTCCAACAGGACTATGAACCGATGAATCTCAAGCTTCCTCCAAGCAAGGAGCCATCGAAGGCCAAGCAATTGCTTGCTCTGCTAAGCCTTGAAGAGAAAATCACCTTGCTGAGTGGGCAGGATGAGTTCTGTATCCCGGGTATTGAGCGCGTTGGCCTGAAACCGGTATGGACCAGTGATGCAACACTAGGGCTTAGGGGATGGAATGCGGCGGTAACCGATTTCCCTGCATCCATTTCCATGGCAGCCTCTTGGAATACCTCCCTGCTTGCCAAGGTAGGTGAGTGTATTGGAGCAGAATGCCGTGCCCTGGGCATCGGTGTCTTGCTTGGCCCCGGGGTGAACATTGCACGGGTTCCAGTCTGTGGGAGAAACTTTGAATATTTTGGAGAGGACCCCCTGCTTGCCGGGAAGATGGCAGAAGCGTATATCAAGGGAGTGCAAACCCACCCAGTCATTACCACAGTCAAGCATTTCGCCTGCAACAACAGTGAGTATGACAGGCATAAGTCCAACTCTGTGGTTGATGAGAGAACGCTCAGGGAGCTCTATCTTCCTGCCTTCAAATATGCATTGGATGCTGGATCGCTCGGGGTGATGACCAGCTATAACCAGGTCAATGGAACCTATGCAAGTGAACACGCCTATCTCTTGGAGGGGATCCTGAGAGGAGAGTGGCAGTTCGATGGGCTAGTCATCAGCGACTGGAATTCCCTATACAGTACCGATGGTGTACTCTCCTCTGGTGTCGACCTGGAAATGCCTGGGGGAAAATACCTGAAGAGGGAGAAGGTCCTGGATGCCATCTCCAGGGGAGTGGTTACTGAGGAGGCAATCGACAGGAAGGTGCTTCATCTCTTCACTGCGTATGAGAGGGCAGGATTGTTCGACTGTCCTCTTGCCGATCCTGCTCTCAAGGTAGGAGATGACAAACATCGTGAGACTGCGTTGCAAGTGGCACAAGAGGGTATGGTGCTCCTAAAAAATGAGGATGCTGCACTTCCTCTTGGTCCTCCCCTGAAGCTCTGTATAGGGGGTGACAACGCCTACCGGGTGGCTCAAGGAGGAGGTTCTTCCATGATCCAGTGGGTAACGCCCCCAAAGACATTTGCTTCCTTGATGGAAAACAGGGCGACCATCTTGCCACGACATTGGTATCGCAGTGCCTTATACCGGAGAAGAGTAGCTTCCTCTGACGCGGTCGTTCTGGTTGTTGGTTTCAACCATATAGAAGAGTCAGAGGCCTACGATCGCCCTTGGGAGATGGATCGTGCAACGCTCCGTTCGATAGAGCATGCAGCCAAACTGAATAAGCGAACCATTGTTGTTGTACAGAGTGGGGGAGCGGTTCATCTCACCCCGTTTGCTGACAAGGTTTCGGCAATTCTCTGGACTTCCTATCTAGGTTCATCAACAGCAGAGGCCTTACACGATATTCTTTTTGGGAATGTCTCTCCATCAGGCAAGCTTCCCTTTTCCCTTGCTTCCTCGCTCTCTGATTACCGCTCTATGCGTAGCTATCCAAAGGATTATGCTACGTTCTCCCTTGCAAGAATACACAAGGGACAGGGCGATCCCAATATCCGCCAGGTAAGCCCATCGGACTATACGGAGAATCTCATGGTAGGGTATCGCCAGTTTGACAGCGAAGGGCCTGCTCCTCTGTACTGTTTTGGTCATGGGCTGAGTTACGCTGCCTTTTCCTATGATGATCTGATGGTGGGGGAGCAGGAAGAAGGAAATTTCACTGTTTCTTTCTCTCTTACCAATATATCTGATGTTTCTGGTGCAGAGGTTGTACAGCTATACATACTTCCCCTGGATGCAAAGGTCTATCGAGCGAAGCAGGAGCTGAAAAGTTTCAAGAAGGTGTACCTCAATGCCGGAGAGACGGCAATGATTGAGTTCTCTGTCTCTCCAGAAGATCTTTCCCGGTGGGATATTGATACCTGGAGGTTCGTCAGTGATGACGGTCCCTATGAGATCAGGATTGGTTCGAGCAGTAGGGATATCCGATTGCATCAGGCAGTCGAATACAAGGAAAGGAAGCCATGA
- a CDS encoding YitT family protein: MTKRNYHLLELFYIVLGSFLTAAGVALFSSPARIASGGVSGIAIIIYHTLRFDTGLSILVLSVPLFLLGVAIFGKQYGMKSLLGTVLLSLFTSLINAWVGYDGLLDYSKELSVLLSAISAGVLMGLGVGLVLRSGANTGGTDILAQIVARFTPLSMGTALFLVDAIIIASSAFIFSLEMALYATMTVYIVGVTVDKVVLSFGTRSAKTVFIISEKRQVIQEEILKELGHGGTILNGQGMFTGFDRPVIMTVVSNNKVGELTNIVHRADSQAFMVVQEAYKVLGEGFTPIEEAAWAGSSDVTQKRRRATRP; the protein is encoded by the coding sequence ATGACCAAACGAAATTACCATCTACTGGAACTCTTCTATATTGTACTCGGATCCTTTCTCACTGCCGCTGGGGTTGCCCTTTTCTCTTCTCCTGCCAGAATTGCAAGCGGTGGTGTAAGCGGTATCGCAATCATCATCTATCATACCCTTCGATTCGATACCGGTCTCTCTATTTTGGTGCTCTCAGTCCCTCTTTTCTTGCTCGGCGTTGCCATTTTTGGCAAACAATACGGGATGAAATCACTGCTGGGAACCGTCCTCCTCTCACTCTTCACCTCACTGATCAATGCATGGGTTGGTTACGACGGACTGCTTGACTATTCTAAGGAACTCTCGGTATTGCTCTCGGCTATCTCAGCCGGGGTATTGATGGGACTGGGAGTTGGACTGGTACTGCGCAGTGGGGCAAACACCGGGGGGACAGACATCCTCGCCCAGATTGTTGCGCGGTTCACCCCGCTCTCCATGGGGACTGCACTCTTTCTGGTTGATGCAATCATCATTGCCTCCAGTGCCTTCATTTTCTCACTCGAGATGGCATTGTATGCAACCATGACGGTCTATATCGTAGGAGTAACAGTTGACAAGGTGGTATTGTCATTTGGCACCAGATCGGCCAAGACGGTCTTCATCATCAGCGAAAAGCGACAAGTCATCCAAGAAGAGATTCTCAAGGAACTGGGGCATGGAGGAACCATACTCAATGGACAGGGAATGTTCACCGGATTTGACCGACCGGTCATCATGACGGTTGTATCAAACAACAAGGTTGGTGAGCTTACCAATATTGTACACCGAGCCGATAGTCAAGCATTCATGGTTGTACAGGAAGCATACAAGGTCCTCGGTGAGGGATTCACCCCCATCGAGGAAGCTGCTTGGGCGGGTTCATCAGACGTCACCCAAAAGAGAAGACGAGCTACACGTCCCTAG